A genomic window from Melopsittacus undulatus isolate bMelUnd1 chromosome 7, bMelUnd1.mat.Z, whole genome shotgun sequence includes:
- the LOC106023642 gene encoding BCL2/adenovirus E1B 19 kDa protein-interacting protein 3-like, whose product MGARGCHVTGRAAAAERGGAMACTGDDGSWVELRCSPGGPEPEPSRLSCHADVERMLLEAQLETESGESALLLMGSPVWDEDGAGPASERPGDSDLRPPCSQPQPGCLHPRQRDVPDEAERREQHLPASLNWACACHPQHLSPKEFAFVCSPQPVLWSLQGGAVGRKKKLFSSELLLLFIPSLLLSHVLTLGLGIYIGKRLAASSANPL is encoded by the exons ATGGGGGCTCGGGGGTGTCACGTGACGGGCAGAGCCGCGGCGGCCGAGCGCGGCGGGGCCATGGCGTGCACCGGCGATGACG GCTCCTGGGTGGAGCTGCGCTGCAGCCCCGGGGGCCCCGAGCCTGAGCCCTCGCGGCTCTCCTGCCATGCCGACGTGGAGCGGATGCTGCTGGAGGCCCAGCTGGAGACTGAGAGCGGCGAGAG TGCCCTGCTCCTGATGGGCTCCCCAGtctgggatgaggatggagccGGTCCAGCCAGCGAGCGACCTGGGGACAGCGACCTGCGGCCTCCGTGcagccagccccagccaggCTGCCTGCACCCCCGGCAG CGGGATGTACCAGATGAAGCCGAGCGGAGGGAACAGCACCTGCCAGCATCCCTCAACTGGGCCTGTGCCTGCCACCCTCAGCATCTCTCTCCAAA GGAGTTTGCCTTTGTGTGCTCCCCGCAGCCGGTGCTGTGGAGCCTGCAGGGAGGAGCagtggggagaaagaagaaactgttcagttcagagctgctgctgctcttcatccCCTCGCTGCTGCTCAGCCATGTGCTGACGCTAGGGCTCGG GATCTACATCGGGAAGCGACTGGCGGCCTCCTCAGCCAACCCACTGTGA